From the Cryptomeria japonica chromosome 2, Sugi_1.0, whole genome shotgun sequence genome, one window contains:
- the LOC131054867 gene encoding ethylene-responsive transcription factor ERF016-like, with protein sequence MSTPVNQEHARIPPPVNLGEKSRKFKGIRMRKWGKWVSEVRMPNSRAKIWLGSYDTAEQAARAFDAAIYCLRGPHAKFNFPDTIPAIPSASSLSRQQIQAAAAKYARGQIPSTCENNCSALPEMPFSPPISSTPSEMQILSDSLLMSEHLDFELGESLFVHSDSNQLLNLDELLFDDAATSELTSPTGEPGSKFFDSSQFWNF encoded by the coding sequence ATGAGCACACCCGTCAATCAAGAGCATGCCCGAATTCCACCTCCAGTTAATCTCGGAGAAAAAAGCAGGAAATTTAAGGGAATTCGGATGAGAAAATGGGGAAAATGGGTTTCAGAAGTTAGAATGCCCAATTCTAGAGCTAAAATTTGGCTGGGGTCTTACGACACGGCTGAACAGGCAGCCCGTGCTTTTGACGCCGCCATTTATTGTCTGAGAGGACCTCACGCCAAATTCAATTTTCCCGACACCATACCCGCCATTCCGTCGGCCTCGTCACTTTCCCGTCAGCAGATTCAGGCCGCCGCCGCCAAATATGCGCGGGGCCAAATCCCCTCCACCTGCGAAAATAATTGCAGCGCCTTGCCGGAGATGCCATTTTCGCCGCCAATTTCCTCCACTCCGTCGGAAATGCAGATATTAAGTGACAGTCTATTGATGTCGGAGCACCTCGATTTTGAGTTGGGAGAATCTTTGTTTGTGCATTCCGACAGCAATCAGTTGCTGAATTTGGACGAACTCCTGTTTGATGACGCAGCTACGTCGGAACTGACGTCACCAACAGGGGAACCCGGGTCTAAATTCTTTGACTCATCGCAGTTCTGGAATTTCTGA